The proteins below come from a single Molothrus ater isolate BHLD 08-10-18 breed brown headed cowbird chromosome 3, BPBGC_Mater_1.1, whole genome shotgun sequence genomic window:
- the GDF7 gene encoding growth/differentiation factor 7 produces MRLRAAAAALCLCLLGACRLRRGLEAAAVRGPSAAAPQRPSAAAPSSASSSSAAAASPFSSPPRRDGALRNGTVVPHHYMVALYQRLAARRAPGRRADTVTGFAERARSDASPSASEQRYLFDISSLPEAEEVTGAELRILRSVPENRSLALSPEGSFHHLLLATCPARDGEEPRLLDSRAADILDAGSSRWEVFDVREALRDQRESSPPGELLCFQLRVVSDGSGQPLPPRQLGFGKPRPQPHERALLVAFSRTQRKENLFKEIRDKIKALGSPPFLEPPDPGQEVFLRRRKRRTTIAARSGGRGHGKKAKTRCSRKPLHVNFKELGWDDWIIAPLDYEAYHCEGVCDFPLRSHLEPTNHAIIQTLMNSMDPESTPPSCCVPSKLSPISILYIDSGNNVVYKQYEDMVVETCGCR; encoded by the exons ATGCGcctccgcgccgccgccgccgccctctgcctctgcctgctgggcGCCTGCCGCCTTCGCCGCGGGCTGGAGGCCGCCGCCGTGCGCGGCCCGTCAGCGGCCGCTCCCCAGCGACCCTCGGCAGCCGCGCCTtcctccgcctcctcctcctccgccgccgccgcctcccccttctcctccccgcCGCGGAGGGACGGGGCTCTCCGCAACGGCACGGTGGTGCCGCATCATTACATGGTGGCCCTGTACCAGCGCCTggccgcccgccgcgcccccggCCGCCGCGCCGACACCGTGACGGGCTTCGCGGAGCGGGCGCGCAGCG ATGCCTCCCCGTCGGCCTCGGAGCAGCGGTACCTCTTTGACATCTCCAgcctgcctgaggcagaggaggtGACGGGCGCGGAGCTGCGGATCCTGCGCTCCGTGCCCGAGAACCGGagcctggccctgtcccccGAGGGCTCCTTCCACCACCTCCTGCTCGCCACCTGCCCCGCCCGGGACGGCGAGGAGCCCCGGCTGCTGGACTCCCGCGCCGCGGACATTCTGGACGCGGGCTCCTCCAGATGGGAGGTGTTTGATGTCCGGGAGGCCTTGCGGGATCAGAGGGAGAGCTCGCCCCCgggggagctgctgtgcttccagctgcGGGTGGTGTCGGATGGCTCTGGGCAGCCGCTGCCCCCCCGGCAGCTGGGCTTCGGCAAGCCCCGGCCGCAGCCCCACGAGCGAGCCCTGCTCGTGGCCTTCTCCCGCACCCAGAGGAAGGAGAACCTCTTCAAGGAGATCCGGGATAAGATCaaggccctgggcagccccccCTTCCTGGAGCCCCCCGATCCCGGGCAGGAGGTGTTCCTCAGGCGCAGGAAGAGGAGGACCACCATTGCGGCCCGCTCTGGGGGCAGAGGCCACGGCAAGAAGGCGAAGACGCGCTGCAGCAGGAAGCCCCTGCACGTGAACTTcaaggagctgggctgggatgacTGGATAATCGCCCCCCTGGATTACGAGGCCTATCACTGCGAGGGGGTCTGCGACTTCCCGCTGCGCTCCCACCTGGAGCCCACCAACCACGCCATCATCCAGACCCTGATGAACTCCATGGACCCCGAGTCCACCCCCCCCAGCTGCTGCGTGCCCTCCAAGCTCAGCCCCATCAGCATCCTCTACATTGACTCTGGGAACAACGTGGTTTACAAACAGTATGAGGACATGGTCGTGGAGACGTGTGGCTGCAGGTAG